The following are from one region of the Isoalcanivorax indicus genome:
- a CDS encoding aldehyde dehydrogenase family protein: MTTPNAPVMMDQARRAAEKLRNSTLAERLAELDSLQDRIRDRQEALVERIMAETGKTRTDALVSEIMGSLDYLHWLHGAARKVLADQKVSTPIALMGKSSHIWHEPWGVVLVITPWNYPFHIALTALAPAFAAGNAVILKPSEHTPLAGVFESLFDGLPLLSAAVQIAQGDGETAAALIAERPDRICFTGSAPTGRRILAQAAPLLIPVDLELGGKDAMLVFDDVNVERTVAGALWGALTNAGQSCTSVERLYVQRSIHDTFVSALRASLDTLVVNEGDAGDADIGAMTTDFQCDIVAAQLDDARQKGAEVHGGGRVPETRLLRPALVTGVTADMRLMQEETFGPVIVVEAFDDEAQAIRLANGAPFGLSASVWSKDLARARRVARALRVGAVSINNVMLTEGNPALPFGGVGESGSGRVKGAEGLLGMTRSKAVLIDKQSGKLEANWYPYTRTKYRLFGDLVNGLFGRGPGALLRFARAGLKLESVAQKPREGL, translated from the coding sequence ATGACTACCCCGAACGCGCCCGTGATGATGGATCAGGCCCGCCGCGCCGCCGAGAAGCTGCGTAACAGTACCCTGGCCGAACGGCTGGCCGAGCTGGACAGCCTGCAGGACCGTATTCGTGACCGCCAGGAGGCACTGGTCGAACGCATCATGGCGGAGACCGGCAAGACGCGCACCGATGCACTGGTGTCAGAAATCATGGGCAGTCTGGATTACCTGCACTGGTTGCACGGCGCTGCCCGCAAGGTGCTGGCAGATCAGAAGGTGTCCACACCCATCGCCCTGATGGGGAAAAGCTCACACATCTGGCACGAACCCTGGGGCGTAGTGCTGGTGATCACGCCGTGGAATTATCCGTTCCATATTGCCCTCACGGCGCTGGCGCCTGCCTTTGCGGCGGGTAACGCGGTGATTCTCAAACCGTCGGAGCACACACCGCTGGCCGGGGTCTTCGAGTCGTTGTTTGACGGCTTGCCGCTGCTGTCGGCCGCGGTACAGATCGCCCAGGGTGACGGGGAGACCGCCGCGGCGTTGATTGCCGAGCGTCCGGACCGCATCTGCTTTACCGGCAGCGCGCCAACGGGGCGGCGTATCCTGGCCCAGGCGGCGCCGCTGCTGATTCCCGTGGATCTGGAGCTGGGCGGCAAGGACGCCATGCTGGTGTTCGATGATGTCAATGTCGAGCGCACCGTGGCGGGCGCCCTGTGGGGTGCCCTGACCAATGCTGGCCAGTCCTGCACCTCGGTGGAGCGGCTTTATGTGCAGCGCAGCATTCATGACACCTTTGTCAGCGCCTTGCGTGCATCACTGGACACGCTGGTGGTCAACGAGGGGGATGCCGGTGATGCGGACATCGGTGCCATGACCACCGACTTCCAGTGCGACATTGTGGCCGCACAACTGGACGATGCCCGCCAGAAGGGGGCCGAGGTTCATGGTGGAGGCCGGGTGCCCGAGACCCGCCTGTTACGCCCGGCGCTGGTGACCGGCGTGACCGCGGATATGCGCCTGATGCAGGAGGAGACCTTCGGCCCGGTCATCGTGGTCGAGGCGTTTGATGACGAAGCGCAGGCTATCCGATTGGCCAATGGTGCGCCCTTCGGTCTCAGCGCCAGTGTCTGGAGCAAGGACCTGGCGCGCGCCCGCCGTGTGGCCCGGGCGCTGCGTGTGGGTGCGGTGTCGATCAACAATGTGATGCTGACCGAGGGTAATCCGGCGCTGCCGTTCGGCGGTGTGGGAGAGTCCGGTTCCGGTCGGGTCAAGGGCGCCGAAGGGTTGCTGGGTATGACGCGCAGCAAGGCGGTGCTGATCGACAAACAGAGCGGCAAGCTGGAAGCCAACTGGTATCCCTACACGCGCACCAAGTACCGGCTGTTTGGCGACCTGGTCAACGGGCTCTTCGGGCGGGGTCCGGGGGCGTTGCTGCGTTTCGCCCGGGCGGGTCTGAAGCTGGAAAGCGTGGCGCAGAAGCCACGTGAGGGGCTGTGA
- a CDS encoding amino acid deaminase/aldolase — MHRDPQAAYDYYRQAIAGQTLPVALVDMELFDINLRAILEQAGDKPLRIAAKSVRCPTLLRHALDSDPRCQGLMCFHAREACALAAQGFDDLLVAYPTVQAEDVRAVCAAVRAGHRILLMVDCPAHVEALAAVARAEQVTLPVCLDVDMSWRLPGLHFGVFRSPVREVEQALAVHRVIKASGCLRLEGVMGYEAQIAGVGDAVPGQALQNRVIRWLKRGAIPRLQQRRADVVQALRDDGAPLVLVNGGGTGSLDSTRHDPSVTEVTAGSGLFAPTLFDHYARHRYAPAAMFALEVARQPDAEHVTCLGGGYIASGSAMPPKTPLPVLPEGLALEPNEGAGEVQTPLRGNTLPEIGAPVFFRHAKAGELCERFNALLLIREGRVEARADTYRGLGWQFI; from the coding sequence ATGCACCGCGACCCGCAAGCGGCCTACGACTATTACCGGCAGGCCATCGCCGGACAGACCCTGCCGGTTGCCCTGGTGGACATGGAGCTGTTCGATATCAATCTGCGTGCCATTCTGGAGCAGGCAGGGGACAAGCCGTTGCGTATCGCCGCCAAGTCGGTGCGCTGCCCCACCTTGTTGCGGCATGCGCTGGACAGTGACCCGCGCTGCCAGGGGCTGATGTGCTTTCATGCGCGGGAAGCCTGCGCGCTCGCGGCGCAGGGCTTCGACGATCTGCTGGTGGCCTATCCGACGGTACAGGCCGAGGATGTCCGGGCGGTCTGTGCCGCCGTGCGGGCCGGCCATCGCATCCTGCTGATGGTCGATTGCCCGGCTCATGTGGAGGCGCTGGCGGCGGTGGCCCGCGCCGAGCAGGTGACGTTGCCGGTATGTCTGGATGTGGACATGTCCTGGCGCTTGCCCGGCCTTCATTTCGGCGTGTTCCGTTCGCCGGTACGCGAGGTCGAACAGGCGCTGGCCGTGCACCGTGTCATCAAGGCCAGCGGTTGCCTGCGCCTGGAAGGGGTCATGGGCTACGAGGCGCAGATTGCGGGCGTCGGCGATGCCGTGCCGGGGCAGGCGTTGCAGAACCGGGTGATACGCTGGCTGAAGCGCGGTGCCATTCCCCGTTTGCAGCAACGCCGTGCCGATGTCGTGCAGGCCCTGCGTGACGATGGCGCGCCGCTCGTGCTGGTCAATGGCGGCGGCACGGGCAGCCTTGACTCCACGCGCCATGATCCGTCGGTGACCGAGGTGACGGCGGGCAGTGGCCTGTTTGCACCGACGCTCTTTGACCACTATGCCCGGCATCGCTACGCCCCGGCGGCCATGTTTGCCCTGGAGGTGGCGCGCCAGCCGGACGCGGAGCATGTCACCTGTCTGGGCGGTGGCTATATCGCTTCTGGCTCGGCGATGCCGCCCAAGACGCCGTTACCGGTGTTGCCCGAGGGGCTGGCGCTGGAGCCCAATGAAGGGGCTGGCGAGGTGCAAACGCCGCTGCGCGGCAACACGCTGCCGGAGATCGGCGCGCCGGTATTCTTCCGGCATGCCAAGGCAGGGGAACTGTGCGAGCGTTTCAATGCGCTGTTACTGATCCGTGAGGGCAGGGTGGAGGCCCGGGCGGACACTTACCGGGGGCTCGGCTGGCAGTTCATTTAA
- a CDS encoding multidrug effflux MFS transporter → MLSPPSTARLALVLGMLIAVGPLAIDMYLPALPAMADSLRVSVERIEVSVSVYLFGTALGQLLGGPLSDRFGRKPVATGGLLLFAGASMGVALSETMPTLLAFRAVQALGGGATVVIAAASVRDFHTGREAARLLTTIGLVMLVAPLAAPAFGALILHALHWQGIFWLLCVYALAMVVVLNTALPTTRPAGARPPGGILAAYGRVLRHRQAMGFILANALSFAAMFVFITDSAFFYMEHFGASSAVFPVLFGANVVVMIGLNRLNILLLRHYDSPAMMRAGLLLQLTAVTLLLALTLLQALTLARAVPLIMLGVGAVALIIPNALASFLSLFERDAGAATGLNGALQFTLAGLAGALVTLLHTSSALPMALTMTVCSLLACTAFFVLRK, encoded by the coding sequence ATGTTATCCCCGCCATCCACCGCACGCCTGGCCCTGGTGCTGGGCATGCTGATTGCCGTCGGCCCGCTGGCCATCGACATGTATCTGCCCGCCTTGCCGGCCATGGCCGACAGCCTGCGCGTGAGCGTCGAACGCATCGAAGTGTCGGTCAGTGTCTATCTGTTCGGCACGGCGCTGGGGCAGTTGCTGGGCGGTCCGCTGTCTGACCGTTTCGGACGCAAGCCGGTGGCGACCGGGGGCTTGCTGCTGTTTGCCGGGGCCAGCATGGGGGTAGCCCTGAGTGAAACCATGCCGACGCTGCTGGCGTTTCGTGCCGTGCAAGCGCTGGGCGGCGGTGCAACGGTGGTCATCGCCGCCGCATCGGTACGGGATTTTCATACTGGCCGTGAGGCGGCGCGCCTGCTGACCACCATTGGCCTGGTCATGTTGGTTGCACCGCTGGCCGCCCCGGCCTTTGGCGCCCTGATCCTGCACGCCTTGCACTGGCAGGGCATCTTCTGGTTGCTCTGCGTTTATGCCCTGGCCATGGTCGTGGTCCTGAATACCGCCTTGCCGACGACGCGGCCCGCCGGGGCCCGCCCGCCTGGCGGCATTCTGGCTGCCTACGGGCGTGTCCTGCGGCATCGTCAGGCCATGGGCTTCATCCTGGCCAATGCGCTGTCGTTTGCGGCCATGTTCGTGTTCATCACGGATTCGGCATTTTTCTATATGGAGCACTTCGGCGCCTCCAGCGCTGTTTTCCCGGTGCTGTTCGGTGCCAATGTGGTCGTGATGATCGGCCTGAACCGGCTGAATATCCTGTTGCTGCGGCATTACGACAGCCCGGCAATGATGCGCGCCGGGCTGCTGTTGCAGTTGACCGCCGTGACCCTGCTGCTCGCGCTGACGCTGCTGCAGGCTCTGACGCTGGCGCGTGCCGTGCCGCTGATCATGCTGGGCGTGGGCGCGGTGGCACTGATCATTCCCAATGCACTGGCCAGCTTCCTGTCACTGTTCGAACGCGATGCCGGGGCCGCCACCGGATTGAATGGCGCCTTGCAATTTACCCTGGCCGGGTTGGCCGGGGCGCTGGTGACGCTGCTGCACACCAGCTCGGCGCTGCCGATGGCATTGACCATGACGGTATGCAGCCTGCTCGCCTGCACGGCCTTCTTCGTGCTCAGAAAGTAA
- a CDS encoding OmpW/AlkL family protein, with the protein MKIRTVLTARLLAPCVLLTGLLLAPPALAMDQDYRPAQVPGGNLVRRVFGDNRLYFRFGASYLDPNLKTRSIELKNLSNIAEVAVEPGPQEGEAYADPLLLPGAIIGYRLPWGSGWSLETLVGLPPTLEVKLKGKIADEPLVEEAQGIPTGVPPLGNDAVKTKAIPPIITVVKRFREGEILRPYLGLGGTYLYTYDTRVNNRILTEVGHPDVDIENRFGWVAQAGLDMRLSRQWWAALDVKYINVPNVKGTMRRTFIRAPGLPQYDFVEVGDAEFVADMEVFAVHLGLGFTF; encoded by the coding sequence ATGAAAATACGTACTGTATTGACCGCCAGGCTGCTGGCACCCTGCGTGCTTCTCACAGGCCTGCTGCTGGCCCCGCCCGCTCTGGCCATGGATCAGGACTACCGCCCGGCCCAGGTACCCGGTGGTAACCTGGTACGGCGGGTATTTGGCGACAACCGGCTCTATTTTCGCTTCGGGGCCAGCTACCTGGACCCGAATCTGAAAACGCGCTCCATTGAGCTGAAGAACCTGTCCAACATTGCCGAAGTGGCGGTGGAGCCGGGCCCCCAGGAGGGCGAGGCCTACGCAGATCCCCTGCTGCTCCCGGGGGCCATCATCGGCTATCGATTGCCATGGGGTTCAGGCTGGTCCCTGGAAACCCTGGTCGGATTGCCGCCGACGCTGGAGGTCAAACTGAAGGGAAAGATCGCTGATGAGCCTCTGGTCGAGGAGGCCCAGGGCATCCCCACCGGCGTGCCACCACTGGGCAACGATGCCGTGAAGACCAAGGCCATTCCGCCGATCATCACGGTGGTGAAACGCTTCCGCGAAGGCGAAATACTGCGCCCCTATCTGGGCCTGGGCGGCACCTATCTCTACACCTATGACACCCGCGTCAATAATCGCATCCTGACCGAAGTCGGCCACCCGGATGTGGACATTGAAAACCGCTTTGGCTGGGTGGCCCAGGCCGGGCTGGACATGCGCCTGTCACGCCAGTGGTGGGCAGCGCTGGATGTAAAGTACATCAATGTGCCGAACGTGAAGGGCACCATGCGGCGCACCTTTATTCGCGCTCCTGGCCTGCCGCAGTATGATTTTGTGGAAGTGGGTGACGCCGAATTCGTGGCCGACATGGAAGTGTTCGCCGTGCATCTGGGGCTTGGCTTTACTTTCTGA